CTGTTCGTCGGACGCCAGATCACTTCAATATCGATGTGGTCGATGATACAAGCTACCAGCAGCAACACCATCCATCACACATTTTATTATACCCGGCTGCTGAATTAAACTGCAGAGAGTGAAGTAAATTGCAAGGACAGGACGAGGTAAATAACGTTGATGACTCGCTGCTTTTGCAGTTTGAGCAAGAGGTCCAGAGCAAGGTTCCTCACCTGAGAGAGGAACCTGGCGCGGGCAAGGCAGCGGCAATAATAATCAACGCAACTCCGCTTGTTGACATCACCAAAGACCTGAAGGAATGCGCAAAAAATGTGTTCGGCCTGGACCTTGCCGACAAAGCCCTGCGAGTTTTCGGCAAGTTCGATTCGGACTTGCTGGCAGGCTCAATAAAAGTAAGGCCGGCAGTACAGATAATCCATGACGCCATCGCTACCGGGAAGCTCAAGCGCGGGCAGACGATATTTGAAGCGACTTCGGGCAACTTTGGAATTGCTCTGGGGCAGATCTCCAAGCTGGGCATAGATGTTGTTGCCCTTGTCTCTCGGAAGCTCCAGGAAGGAGTGTTCGACGAGCTGAGAAACGAAAAAACACGCATCATCAATCTCGACATGGACATCTGCCCTGCCCCGGGAATGAAGGGAAACGCGAACCTCATGGCCGCCAGGGCGACAGCCTCAAACGTTCGCGCACAGCTCACTGAATTGGGGTTTGACCCTGCAATTTTCGACAAGTCGCGCTCTGAGGTAGAAGCGATTCTAGCGAGCCAGGACATAATAAACCTGGCAAAGCTGCTTGCAAGGATCTACGGCGGCTTCTGCCCAGAACAGTACGACAACGAGCTGAACATTGAAGCGCACAGAACCGTGACGGCTGCAGAGCTGGACCAGCAACTGCGTGAACAAGGAAATGCGCTGTCAGAGTCCAGAATTGTCTGCACGTTTGGCACAGGCGGCACCTCCGGCGGTCTGAGCAGGTACATGATGGAGAAATACGGCAAAAAGTCCGTGCACGTAGTCTTTCCACTCGGCGACCAGGATGTTGCGGGAATAAGGACAAAAGGCAAGGCAGCGGGCCTAAAGTTTTACGAGCCTGACAGGTATGCAGGACAGCACGAAGTGGATTTCAGGCAGGCAAAACGCCTGCTAAAGTTTTTTGTGGACAAAGGGTACGACATGGGGGAAAGCAGTGCCCTCGCGCTTTACGCCGTGATACAGATGGCGAACTTTGGCATGGGCGGCAGCAACTTTGTCGTGATGATCGCAGACGGGATCCAAAAGTACAGAAAAAGCCTTGAAGCGATGGCGGGTGAAGAGAAACAACAAAGGAGCTTGCAGGTTCCCCTGCAGGAAGCTGTCTCGAACATCGGAAATTATGACAGGGTTGTCTGGATTCATACAATGTATACCCCGCGCAAAGAAGGAATAGAGCTCATCGCAAAATCGCTGGGCGTCGATGAAAGCAAGATCTTTGTTCCGACGGCCAGGGAGGTGGAGCAATTATTGGCAACCCAGCAGGTGCCCAAGGAGATGGAAAAATCGCTGGGTGGTGCTAATGCAAAGCCGCTGCTCGTCTGCATGATGGGAAATACGTCTCTCAGGGTAGCTGAAGTGCTTGCACAGAAGGGCATTGTAGCTGAAAGTTTGAATGGCGGGATATCCGCCCTTTCTGCAGGAAAAGGCAAGCAGATACCTGAATTGGTGCGAATGGCTACCGAATAAAGGACGCTGTTCAATGATCGGGTCATCGCTAGCGATGGATATTGAGCACGATTTATTCTCGAATGCCCCCAAGATCGAACAGAGCCCAAGCGCAAAAGGGATAATAGCTACCTCCCAAATCACATAGACAGCTTATGCTGTTAATTGGCGGCGTGGACGAGGCGGGGCGCGGCTCGATAATAGGGCCGCTCGTAGTCGCCGGCGTCTCTGTCCGCGAGTCAAAAATTACAAAATTAAAAGAGATTGGCGTCAGGGACTCGAAGCAATTGACGCGGCAGGCCCGCGAAAGATTGTACGACGAAATAGTCAGCATCGCCGACCACCACCACATACACACGATAAAGTCGACAGAGGTTGACAGCCACGTGCTGCAGCGCGGCCTGAACAAGCTGGAGGCAAGGGCGATGGCGCACGTCATCGGCAAGATGAAGGTCGACGAGGTGTACGTCGACTGCTGCGACACAAACCCCGAACGCTATAAGGAGCACATCGCATGCCACCTAAAGAGCATGCCACAGGCGATGACAATACATTCTATGCACCATGCAGACAGGATAAACGTGGTAGTGTCTGCGGCGTCGATACTGGCCAAGATAACGCGCGATTTGGAGATACAAAAGATAAGGAAGCGCTACCGCGACATCGGCTCCGGCTACCCCTCCGACGAAAAGACTATGCTTTTCATCCGCAACTGGGTGGAGATGAAAAAGACGCCGCCGGCGTTTGCGAGAAAGTCGTGGAAGCCCCTGCGCATGATGCTTGAAGGGATGGAGCAGAGGACGCTTTTCTAGGACTTGAAAAAGCAGTAGATCATGCCATGGTCCTTGTCAAACGGCTCAAGGTTCAGCACCTGGTCTATCACAAACCCCGCTTTTTCCAGCTTTTTTGCCTCCTGTACGACGACTGCCTTTGGATCCATCAGAACGTCGATGCTGCGCGTCTTTACCACAAGGAGCATGACTCCTCCCGGCTTTAGGTACGCGTTGCAGTTTGCTATCGCAATGTCCGTCTGGTCAGGCTGGGCGATGTCGCAGTAGACGACGTCGACCTTGCCAAACACGGAAAAATACGAATTCGGTTTTCTTGCATCTTCGAGGACTGGCACTACGTTCTTGCGCTTTGACGCCACGTTCTCTATAAGCTCCCGGGCAACGCGCGTAGCCGGCTCGACTGCAAACACTATGCCGGAATTGCCTACAATGTCAGAGACGTGGCTCACTGTCGTCCCGGTGGACGCGCCGAGGTACAGCACCTTGATGCCGTTTTTTATCGGCAGGTTCTTCAGCCCCTTTTTCAGCGCGCCAGCAAGCTTGCTCCGGAAAGGGTCCCACAGGCGGTATTCCTCGCCATCCTGCTTGACCAGCTTTTCACCGTAGACGCTGTTTCCGGGGACAAGGTTTATTGTGGCAGCGTGCTTTTCGCCGCCGGCAAAGATCCACCTAATACCGTCGTTTTCCAAAGTGCTTTCGGTCCTTTCCCTTCTTCTTGCCGCCGCCAAACCTGTCGCGGCCGCCTTCGCGCCTATCTCTTCCACCGCCGCCAAAGCGCCTCGGTCCCCTGTCCTGGCGCCTCTCATGCTCCCTGTATTTCTTGTCGCGCTCTTTTTCCGGCACCGGCTCCTTGTACTTTTCGCGGATCTCTTCAAGGCGCGTGTTCAGCTTTTCCGTGATCTGGGCGTCCTTGCCGGCGT
The sequence above is drawn from the Nitrososphaera viennensis EN76 genome and encodes:
- a CDS encoding fibrillarin-like rRNA/tRNA 2'-O-methyltransferase, producing the protein MENDGIRWIFAGGEKHAATINLVPGNSVYGEKLVKQDGEEYRLWDPFRSKLAGALKKGLKNLPIKNGIKVLYLGASTGTTVSHVSDIVGNSGIVFAVEPATRVARELIENVASKRKNVVPVLEDARKPNSYFSVFGKVDVVYCDIAQPDQTDIAIANCNAYLKPGGVMLLVVKTRSIDVLMDPKAVVVQEAKKLEKAGFVIDQVLNLEPFDKDHGMIYCFFKS
- a CDS encoding pyridoxal-phosphate dependent enzyme gives rise to the protein MQGQDEVNNVDDSLLLQFEQEVQSKVPHLREEPGAGKAAAIIINATPLVDITKDLKECAKNVFGLDLADKALRVFGKFDSDLLAGSIKVRPAVQIIHDAIATGKLKRGQTIFEATSGNFGIALGQISKLGIDVVALVSRKLQEGVFDELRNEKTRIINLDMDICPAPGMKGNANLMAARATASNVRAQLTELGFDPAIFDKSRSEVEAILASQDIINLAKLLARIYGGFCPEQYDNELNIEAHRTVTAAELDQQLREQGNALSESRIVCTFGTGGTSGGLSRYMMEKYGKKSVHVVFPLGDQDVAGIRTKGKAAGLKFYEPDRYAGQHEVDFRQAKRLLKFFVDKGYDMGESSALALYAVIQMANFGMGGSNFVVMIADGIQKYRKSLEAMAGEEKQQRSLQVPLQEAVSNIGNYDRVVWIHTMYTPRKEGIELIAKSLGVDESKIFVPTAREVEQLLATQQVPKEMEKSLGGANAKPLLVCMMGNTSLRVAEVLAQKGIVAESLNGGISALSAGKGKQIPELVRMATE
- the rnhB gene encoding ribonuclease HII, which gives rise to MLLIGGVDEAGRGSIIGPLVVAGVSVRESKITKLKEIGVRDSKQLTRQARERLYDEIVSIADHHHIHTIKSTEVDSHVLQRGLNKLEARAMAHVIGKMKVDEVYVDCCDTNPERYKEHIACHLKSMPQAMTIHSMHHADRINVVVSAASILAKITRDLEIQKIRKRYRDIGSGYPSDEKTMLFIRNWVEMKKTPPAFARKSWKPLRMMLEGMEQRTLF